In a genomic window of Telopea speciosissima isolate NSW1024214 ecotype Mountain lineage chromosome 5, Tspe_v1, whole genome shotgun sequence:
- the LOC122660953 gene encoding uncharacterized protein LOC122660953, which translates to MGGMGSEVMQAAKVYRQLLKSVDKHIGKEEYKRHFRDFIAQEFRKSSELSDPLAAQQKIKLARDYTYLLNSVHHQMDLLFSYNIAVDRTDEMKRILGKSAASVGLRLPDVYQP; encoded by the exons ATGGGAGGAATGGGCTCTGAAGTCATGCAAGCTGCCAAGGTGTATCGCCAACTTCTCAAATCTGTGGACAAACACATTGGTAAGGAAGAATACAAAAGACATTTCAGAGATTTCATAGCTCAAGAATTCCGGAAGAGCTCTGAATTGTCTGATCCATTGGCTgctcaacaaaaaataaagctgGCTCGTGATTACACTTATCTGCTCAACAGTGTGCACCATCAAATG GACTTGCTATTCTCGTACAATATTGCTGTGGATAGAACAGATGAGATGAAAAGAATACTGGGGAAATCTGCTGCAAGTGTTGGTCTAAGGCTTCCTGatgtctatcaaccttga